The sequence GATGTTAGGTGATAGACTGACTCTAAAAACCAAAAACCAGAACCATAGTTCTGATCGAGTATTCGAATTTTTAATTGCTTACAGAAGTTTTGCGAAGGCCTATCCTCAGTTTTATCCTCTGACCGTTGAGTCGGCTGAGTCCGATCCAGAATTAAAACCCCTCGGAGATCGAATTTTGGCCATTTGTATGGAAGTGTTTCGGCTCCAAACCCTGGATGAAACCTCTGTCCATCGGATACGGATCTTACGTTCACTACTCCATGGATTTATTGTTTTAGAAGAGGCTGGCGGGTTTGGTCGTAAAGAGTCGGTAGAGGAAAGTTTTAAGAAAATAACAGAATCATTGGAATCTGGCAGACTCTGGTAAAACTTTACTTTTCGGGAGAATGTGCGTGCGAAAACCTGGGTTTAGAATTATGGCAGCACTTACTATTACACTACCAGATGGAAGTTCCAAGGAACTAGAATCCGGTAAATCCTTTTCTGATTTCATCCAAGCCCAACTGCCTTTCTTGAAAGAGAAAGCTCTTGCCGTTGTTTTGTCCGATGGTCGCACTGTTGACCTTTCCTATATTCCAGAGACAAACACCACGGTAAAGTTTCTCACCTTTGATGATGTGGAAGGAAAAGAAGTTTTCCATCACTCTTCTGCCCACTTACTCGGTATGGCCGTCCAAAGGTTATGGTCTGAGGCCCGCCTCACCGTTGGCCCCGTCATTGAAAATGGCCCCGGTTTTTTCTTTTATGATATTGATTTTGGTGATACCGTTCTTACGGTAGAAGACCTTCCGAAAATCGAAGCCGAGATGGCAAAAATTGTCAAAGAAGATCTCGTTGTCAAAAGATGGGAACTTTCCAAGGAAGAGGCCATCGAAAAATTTAAAAAAGAAAACGAACCTTATAAGGTAGAACTTATCCAAGGATTTGATTCCGCATCCGTTTCGTTATACGGACAGGGCGAGTGGTATGACCTTTGTCGTGGTCCTCACGTGGCAAGGACAGGACAACTGAAAGCCTTCAAACTCACTGCGATTTCTGGTGCCTATTGGAAAGGGGATTCCAAAAACAAACAGCTCACTCGTATTTACGGAGTTTCTTTCCCCACCAAAAAGCAGTTAGACGAATATATCTTTCTCATTGAAGAAGCCAAAAAAAGAGATCATAGAAAACTGGGAAAAGAACTGGATCTTTTTAGTTTCCAAGACGAAGCTCCTGGATTTCCATTTTGGCATCCGAAAGGAACTGTACTTTGGAATACTCTTGCTTCTTACATTCGAGAAGAGTGTTTTCGCCGTGGGTATCAAGAAATCAAAACTCCGGCCATCTTAAATTCTAGTCTATGGAAAAAGTCGGGTCACTGGGATAATTTTAAGGAAAACATGTATTTCACTGACATCGATGAAAGTGAATTTGCAGTAAAGCCGATGAACTGTCCTGGGTGTTGTTTGATTTATAAATACCACATGCACTCGTACAGAGAACTTCCTCTTCGGTTTATGGAGCTTGGAAATGTGCACAGACATGAAATGTCTGGAGTGCTCCATGGACTATTTCGGGTTCGTGCCTTCACTCAAGACGATGCCCATATCTATGCGCCTTTAGAAAAAGTAGAATCAGAAGTGGAAGACATCATTGATTTTACTTTTGATGTGTATAAAAAATTTGGATTCACTGAGTTTAAAACCTTCATCGCAACAAGGCCGG is a genomic window of Leptospira brenneri containing:
- a CDS encoding TetR/AcrR family transcriptional regulator, with product MAKKIKHKPGRPKKGVTQITREFVLDKAWDLISEVGFREFRLTSLSESLGIRTPSLYNHIQDLEDIRREMKRRSLQMLGDRLTLKTKNQNHSSDRVFEFLIAYRSFAKAYPQFYPLTVESAESDPELKPLGDRILAICMEVFRLQTLDETSVHRIRILRSLLHGFIVLEEAGGFGRKESVEESFKKITESLESGRLW
- the thrS gene encoding threonine--tRNA ligase, which produces MAALTITLPDGSSKELESGKSFSDFIQAQLPFLKEKALAVVLSDGRTVDLSYIPETNTTVKFLTFDDVEGKEVFHHSSAHLLGMAVQRLWSEARLTVGPVIENGPGFFFYDIDFGDTVLTVEDLPKIEAEMAKIVKEDLVVKRWELSKEEAIEKFKKENEPYKVELIQGFDSASVSLYGQGEWYDLCRGPHVARTGQLKAFKLTAISGAYWKGDSKNKQLTRIYGVSFPTKKQLDEYIFLIEEAKKRDHRKLGKELDLFSFQDEAPGFPFWHPKGTVLWNTLASYIREECFRRGYQEIKTPAILNSSLWKKSGHWDNFKENMYFTDIDESEFAVKPMNCPGCCLIYKYHMHSYRELPLRFMELGNVHRHEMSGVLHGLFRVRAFTQDDAHIYAPLEKVESEVEDIIDFTFDVYKKFGFTEFKTFIATRPEKSQGSDEDWNLATQALHDALKKKGIEYGIKEGDGAFYGPKIEFNIKDSLGRLWQCGTVQIDFSMPNRFELDFTASDGKKHAPVMIHRAIYGSLERFIGILIEHFEGKFPLWLNPTQIRVLTVAEIHSDYAKEVYQDLVMQGFRVELDVRNEKIGSKIRDSILKRSSYTLILGDKEKEAGSISFRRMGEEKTETVSRDGFLSLLKGDL